In the genome of Lagopus muta isolate bLagMut1 chromosome 29, bLagMut1 primary, whole genome shotgun sequence, the window TCCTTGTCCAGGCCTGATAGCACAGCATCCAGTGGCACCCGTGCAGCCACCAGCACCAGGTTGCGTGGGGAGAACCGGGGGTTGAAGAGGGGCACGAGGGCACATTGGAAACCTGTGGACAGAGGGACAGTTggcacctgcagctccctgcagctcccccaCCCCGGCAGCACCCACCTTGCTCCCGCAGGTACAGTAGGCGATCAAGCAGGATGAGGGTCTCCACCAGTGGGGccaacagcagcaccaggctgaaGAAGGCAACCACCTTGTGCTGCTGACACAGCATGGCGCACACCGACTCTGAATCCAGAGGCACAGCAGCTGAGTCCAGCCCCACAAGGGACAGCCCCAGCCGGGCGTACCTGTGGGATAAAGCCATGCCAGTCCCACAAGTGCCCAAGGAGGATGCCAGGAGGGGATCAAAGGGGAAGCGACCCCATACGCACTCAGGGAAGCTGAGCATGTGGGCTTTCTTCATTGTCTGCACTCCCAGGTGCTTTTTGCTGGGATCAGCTGCCTGGATGAGGGTCTCCAGCACAGCACGGTAGCAGTGAATGCGCAAGCATTTGCTGTCCCTGTGCAGCCGCTCTGTGTATTCCTCCACCGCATGGCATGCAGCCTCACGAGCCCGGTAGGACAGCGTGTGACCTGGCAGCCCAGCCACCCAGGCGCTCAGTGGGTAGCCCGGAAGGTTGGAAGCAGTTGGCTCAGGGCACGTGGAGAGTTTCATATAACAACAAGCTGCTGAGGTGACAGCAGCCACCTGGGGGCTGCAGGCGAAATGACGCAGGAGGGCCACGCTGAGGTCCCCGCAGGCATGAAGCCCAGTCAGCAGTACCTGCTCGCTATCCACAGGCCATGCCAGTGGATTCCTGGCAGCGAGGGCTGGCCCTGGAGTGGGGGCAAGCAGGAACTCTTGCCCAGGTGCCTGAGggtccagccagccagccacgTGTTGAGGGCATCGGGGACAAAGGGATGCAGGATCTGTAGTGTCTCGGGCTGCGTTTGGGTGGTGTTGGGAAGGTGGCAGCCTCCTACTGTCACCCCGTGCCCGGGCTTTCCCCAGCTCCCGCAGCAACTCCTGGTCAAAGTGCTCTGCCAGGCTGACCAGGCGGCCGTCACCCTCCACAGCAGTGACGGACAAGCCAAGACTGAAGGCCAGGAAACGGGAGAGATGGCCCTGGGGGGGGACAGGAGGATAAGGAGACGTGCTTGTGCGGGAGACATCCCTGAGGATCACCTCACAGCAGCCCCTTCCTACCTGCCCTGCACCCACGTCCACCACACGTTCACAGCCGGTGGCCTGGCTCAGCCGCTGCAATACCTGTGAAGAGAGGGGACCGTGGGTtgacagagaagctgtgaggtGACACCAGGGGGGGAAAACTGGGACACCCACCTTGCCCAGGCACCAGATCTCATGCTGCTTCTTGGGCTTGACGTGACGGCGCAGAAGTGGGTGTAAGTGGGGGCTTTGGCAGGGCGGGCGTGGGGCATCCCCCAGCTGCCCACGGGGGAAGGAGAGAACACGGACAGCAGTGGTGAAGGCCAGCAGGGAGAGTGGCCACACCGTGCCCTGCCCCACCATGCCCCCAGTCCCCAGCAGCATGGCTGCCAGCTGCGGGGGGTCTGCCACTTCTAGTGCTGTCTGCCAGGTTGGTGGGAGCTTTGCCCACAGCCCCTCAGTGAAGAAGTCCTGTGGGGAGTGAGAGTTGCTGGACACGGGGCTGGGGACATGCTGGGGACATGGAGGACACGCTGGGGACACTCACAATGATGTAGGAGTCAAGGAGGGGTCGGTAAAGTGACAGGAGGCGGACGATGTTTGCTGCTCGCTGCTGTTCCCAGTGCAGGGGGGGACAGGGGGCACCTGCCATGGCTGTGATGTCACGCTGTGATGTCACCTGAAGGTGTGATGTCACTCAGAGACCCCTACTCTGGGGGTATGACATCATCCAGGGATGCCAACCCCCTGCCTGTCCATGACCTCAAAGAGCCACaacatccttcagtgccatGCCACAGGGCTGTGACACCATTCATAGCCACAGCTCTTTACCTGCACCCGTGACATCACAGATCCGTGACACAACAGGGTCGCGATGTCATGAGATAAGCCAAACCCCCCACCCAGGTACTGCAGGGCCATAGAGACGCCCCTCCCGCGGGCCAGAGCGGCCCCATGCGCCACTCACCGCCCGGCCCCTCCGCGTTCCCGCCG includes:
- the METTL25B gene encoding methyltransferase-like protein 25B isoform X3; this encodes MAGAPCPPLHWEQQRAANIVRLLSLYRPLLDSYIIDFFTEGLWAKLPPTWQTALEVADPPQLAAMLLGTGGMVGQGTVWPLSLLAFTTAVRVLSFPRGQLGDAPRPPCQSPHLHPLLRRHVKPKKQHEIWCLGKVLQRLSQATGCERVVDVGAGQGHLSRFLAFSLGLSVTAVEGDGRLVSLAEHFDQELLRELGKARARGDSRRLPPSQHHPNAARDTTDPASLCPRCPQHVAGWLDPQAPGQEFLLAPTPGPALAARNPLAWPVDSEQVLLTGLHACGDLSVALLRHFACSPQVAAVTSAACCYMKLSTCPEPTASNLPGYPLSAWVAGLPGHTLSYRAREAACHAVEEYTERLHRDSKCLRIHCYRAVLETLIQAADPSKKHLGVQTMKKAHMLSFPEYARLGLSLVGLDSAAVPLDSESVCAMLCQQHKVVAFFSLVLLLAPLVETLILLDRLLYLREQGFQCALVPLFNPRFSPRNLVLVAARVPLDAVLSGLDKDIREDEDMVRGGGGQGQG
- the METTL25B gene encoding methyltransferase-like protein 25B isoform X1 — translated: MALQYLGGGFGLSHDIATLLCHGSVMSRVQVTSQRDITAMAGAPCPPLHWEQQRAANIVRLLSLYRPLLDSYIIDFFTEGLWAKLPPTWQTALEVADPPQLAAMLLGTGGMVGQGTVWPLSLLAFTTAVRVLSFPRGQLGDAPRPPCQSPHLHPLLRRHVKPKKQHEIWCLGKVLQRLSQATGCERVVDVGAGQGHLSRFLAFSLGLSVTAVEGDGRLVSLAEHFDQELLRELGKARARGDSRRLPPSQHHPNAARDTTDPASLCPRCPQHVAGWLDPQAPGQEFLLAPTPGPALAARNPLAWPVDSEQVLLTGLHACGDLSVALLRHFACSPQVAAVTSAACCYMKLSTCPEPTASNLPGYPLSAWVAGLPGHTLSYRAREAACHAVEEYTERLHRDSKCLRIHCYRAVLETLIQAADPSKKHLGVQTMKKAHMLSFPEYARLGLSLVGLDSAAVPLDSESVCAMLCQQHKVVAFFSLVLLLAPLVETLILLDRLLYLREQGFQCALVPLFNPRFSPRNLVLVAARVPLDAVLSGLDKDIREDEDMVRGGGGQGQG
- the METTL25B gene encoding methyltransferase-like protein 25B isoform X2: MALQYLGGGFGLSHDIATLLCHGSVMSRVQVTSQRDITAMAGAPCPPLHWEQQRAANIVRLLSLYRPLLDSYIIDFFTEGLWAKLPPTWQTALEVADPPQLAAMLLGTGGMVGQGTVWPLSLLAFTTAVRVLSFPRGQLGDAPRPPCQSPHLHPLLRRHVKPKKQHEIWCLGKVLQRLSQATGCERVVDVGAGQGHLSRFLAFSLGLSVTAVEGDGRLVSLAEHFDQELLRELGKARARGDSRRLPPSQHHPNAARDTTDPASLCPRCPQHVAGWLDPQAPGQEFLLAPTPGPALAARNPLAWPVDSEQVLLTGLHACGDLSVALLRHFACSPQVAAVTSAACCYMKLSTCPEPTASNLPGYPLSAWVAGLPGHTLSYRAREAACHAVEEYTERLHRDSKCLRIHCYRAVLETLIQAADPSKKHLGVQTMKKAHMLSFPEYARLGLSLVGLDSAAVPLDSESVCAMLCQQHKVVAFFSLVLLLAPLVETLILLDRLLYLREQGFQCALVPLFNPRFSPRNLVLVAARVPLDAVLSGLDKDIREDEDMRKAWTE